The following is a genomic window from Pseudomonas promysalinigenes.
CCGTTCGCTCAACGTAGCTTTGCGCCAGCAGTTGGACCTCTATGTTTGCCTGCGCCCGGTGCTCTGGTTCGAGGGTGTGCCGAGCCCGGTGAAAAAGCCTGGCGACGTCGACATGGTGATCTTTCGCGAAAACTCCGAGGACATCTATGCCGGTATCGAATGGAAGGCCGGTTCGCCTGAAGCGAACAAGGTGATCAAGTTCCTCAAGGAGGAAATGGGTGTCACCAAGATCCGTTTCGATCAGGACTGCGGCATCGGCGTGAAGCCGGTTTCCCGCCAGGGGACCCAGCGCTTGGTGCGCAAGGCCTTGCAGTACGTGGTGGACAACGATCGCGAATCGCTGACGCTGGTGCACAAAGGCAACATCATGAAGTTCACCGAAGGCGCCTTCAAAGACTGGGGCTACGAAGTGGCGCGCGATGAGTTTGGTGCCGAACTACTCGATGGCGGCCCTTGGATGAAATTCAAGAACCCCAAGAGCGGCCGCGAAGTCATCGTCAAGGATGCCATCGCCGACGCCATGCTTCAGCAGATTCTGCTGCGCCCAGCCGAATATGACGTAATCGCCACCCTCAACCTCAATGGCGACTACCTTTCCGATGCACTGGCAGCCGAGGTGGGGGGGATCGGCATTGCGCCTGGCGCAAACCTCTCTGACACCGTAGCGATGTTCGAGGCCACCCACGGCACTGCGCCCAAATATGCCGGGCAGGACAAGGTCAACCCGGGTTCGGTGATTCTTTCGGCGGAAATGATGCTGCGCCACATGGGCTGGACGGAAGCTGCCGACCTGATCATCAAGGGCACCAACGGGGCAATTGCCGCCAAGACCGTGACGTACGACTTCGAGCGGTTGATGGAGGGGGCCACGTTGGTGGGCAGCTCAGGTTTTGGCGATGAAATGATCAAGCATATGTAAGCGAACGTAAAACCGATCGCCCCTCAGTGAACGGGCGATCGGCTGTTTCGTCTATCTGCAGGGAAGGGGGTCAGATTTGTACGGTCTCGCCCTCGGCTCGGCCAACCGTTTTGGCGGCTGCGGCTGCGGCTGCGTCCATGATCTTGATCGCATGCAGGCCCTTGGGGCCTTGAACGATCTCGAATTCCACGCACTGGCCAGCTTTGAGCGTCTTGTAGCCGTCCATCATGATCGCCGTATAGTGGGCGAACAAGTCCTCGGATTTGCCCTCTTCATTGACGAATCCGTAGCCCTTGGCGTTGTTGAACCACTTGACTTTACCGCTTGCCATCCCTATGTCCCTCTGCAAAGGACTCCATCACTGGAGTATCATCCACTTCATCCGCATACGAACCCTGCGAAAAATCTGGTTGACTGCGCGGATCTTTATCGCCCACGGTGGGTTCTTATTGGTTGTAACACCGTTTTGCCGATAGTCAAGGTCAGGTGGCGCGTGCGCCAGCGGCCGCTGATGCAGTCAACCCACAACCTTAACCTGACGCTCATGATGAAATTCTTTCCATGCATGCACCTAGCGAGATTCGACTAACATTCAATCAGGATCGCCCGCAATCGAATGAGGATGACGGCTCAGGGCTTGCAGTTCAGGAAGCCAAGCCGATCCTGCAGGCGCCACCGATGTACAAGGTGGTTTTATTCAACGATGACTACACGCCAATGGATTTCGTCGTCGAAGTGCTCGAAACGTTCTTCAGTTTGAACCGCGAGCTGGCGACCAAGATCATGCTGACCGTCCACACCGAAGGGCGGGCAGTGTGCGGATTGTTTACCCGTGACATCGCCGAAACGAAGGCCATGCAGGTCAACCAATACGCCAGGGAAAGCCAGCATCCGCTACTCTGTGAAATCGAGAAGGACGGTTAATCGCCGACCACTTGGGTATGAGGTGAAGCTATGTTAAACCGCGAGCTCGAAGTCACCCTCAATCTTGCCTTCAAGGAGGCTCGTTCGAAGCGTCATGAATTCATGACCGTCGAACATCTGCTGCTGGCTCTCCTTGACAATGAGGCTGCTGCGACCGTTCTGCGCGCCTGTGGCGCCAATCTCGACAAACTCAAGCACGACCTGCAAGAGTTCATCGACTCCACTACCCCCTTGATCCCTGTCAACGACGAAGACCGTGAGACCCAGCCTACCCTGGGCTTCCAGCGCGTGCTGCAACGTGCCGTGTTCCACGTGCAAAGTTCCGGCAAGCGTGAAGTCACCGGTGCCAATGTGCTGGTGGCGATCTTCAGCGAGCAGGAAAGCCAGGCTGTGTTTCTGCTCAAGCAGCAAAGCGTGGCCCGTATCGATGTGGTCAACTACATTGCCCACGGCATCTCCAAGGTGCCTGGCCATGGTACGCACTCCGAGAATGACCAGGAGATGCAGGATGAAGAGGGTGGTGAAACGTCCTCTTCGAGCAACCCGTTGGACGCCTACGCCAGCAACCTGAACGAGCTGGCCCGGGCCGGGCGCATCGACC
Proteins encoded in this region:
- the clpS gene encoding ATP-dependent Clp protease adapter ClpS, which gives rise to MHAPSEIRLTFNQDRPQSNEDDGSGLAVQEAKPILQAPPMYKVVLFNDDYTPMDFVVEVLETFFSLNRELATKIMLTVHTEGRAVCGLFTRDIAETKAMQVNQYARESQHPLLCEIEKDG
- the cspD gene encoding cold shock domain-containing protein CspD — its product is MASGKVKWFNNAKGYGFVNEEGKSEDLFAHYTAIMMDGYKTLKAGQCVEFEIVQGPKGLHAIKIMDAAAAAAAKTVGRAEGETVQI
- the icd gene encoding NADP-dependent isocitrate dehydrogenase, which produces MGYQKIKVPTDGAKITVNADHSLNVPDNPIIPYIEGDGIGVDVSPVMIKVVDAAVQKAYGGKRKIAWMEVYAGEKATQVYDQDTWLPQETLEAVKDYVVSIKGPLTTPVGGGIRSLNVALRQQLDLYVCLRPVLWFEGVPSPVKKPGDVDMVIFRENSEDIYAGIEWKAGSPEANKVIKFLKEEMGVTKIRFDQDCGIGVKPVSRQGTQRLVRKALQYVVDNDRESLTLVHKGNIMKFTEGAFKDWGYEVARDEFGAELLDGGPWMKFKNPKSGREVIVKDAIADAMLQQILLRPAEYDVIATLNLNGDYLSDALAAEVGGIGIAPGANLSDTVAMFEATHGTAPKYAGQDKVNPGSVILSAEMMLRHMGWTEAADLIIKGTNGAIAAKTVTYDFERLMEGATLVGSSGFGDEMIKHM